CCCCTTTTAGACAGCCACTTCCACTAACGACGAGACCTACAAGAAGTAATAGGATGAACAATGCCTTGAGCCACTTCATGATTCCTCCACCGATTTGACTTCAAAGCAAAGTAAAATATAAAGATTGCCGAAATAGAATATAGATTGGCAAATTCTCTACATTGATCTATATAGAATATGGAAATAAAAACATTCAAAGAAATCTGTCAAGAGTTAGTTGACTTTTCCCAAACTTTGCCTCTATCCTCTTCACAGTATCCCAAGACCTCCTGACTATCGGAGGAAACTCTCCATATTCCTTATAATACTCCTCAAGCCATCTTCTTGTTCTTGGATCGCTGGGATAACCTGAGCCAAAGTCTCCATATCTCTCCTTCAGTTTCTCTATCTCTCTATCCCTAATGACCTTTGCCAAGATGGAGGCTGCAGCTACAACTTCATACTTCGCATCAGCCTTATGCTCAGCAATTACCTCTGCATTGTAGTTCAACTTGGCACGTATAAGGCTTGCAAATCTCTTTTCGTCAACATCGGCAGAGTCAACGTATATCCGTGAGGGCTTAACATTAAGGGAATTCAATGCCAAAGCGAACTTCTCAACTTCCAACAAATTTAGAGAAGAGCTTCTATTGTCTATTTCCTGAGGAGATACGACAACCACACTATAATCATCTAAAACGTTAACTATCTCATCGAATATCCTCTCACGTTGCTCAGGAGTTAGCTGCTTTGAATCCCTCACTCCAATACTTCTCAAATCTGACAACATGTCTTCACTGATCACAACGGCCACTATTACAAGGGGTCCTATCACTGGACCCCTTCCAGCTTCATCGACTCCTCCTATCCTCATACTACTTTCCCCCTAAACGTTAAGATTCCGTAAATCGTTCCAAGGAATATCGTGGCCAATCCACTAGGTGGAATGTTAAAGTAATACCCAAGGAATATTGAGACTACCTGAATCACTAGTGTCAATAGCAAACTAACGGCAACCAACTCTCTAATTCCCCTTGAGATCGTAGAAGCTATTGCCCCAGGTAGCACCGCAAGAACCTGCAAAGTTATCAGCCCAACGGTTTTTACTATAAGTCCTCCGATTGCACCTACAAGGAAGTATAGGAGCATTAGATAAAACCTAACGTTACCACCATGACTCTCTAGACCCTCAGGATCAAAGCTTAGATACAAGAAGTCTCTATAAAAGAGAAGCATGATACCAAAGAGTATTGCCCCACCAATCACAAGGAAGAGAAGGTCAGTAAAAGTTATCAGAAATATTTCACCTGTTAGGTAGGTAACTATGCTCTCCGAGAGCGCGAAGTATGGCTTAGAGGCCATAACCTTATAGAGAACCCCAAAGCCAAGGACTGTTAAACCGGCGATTATTCCTGCTATGGTACCGACAGCTGTATCCGAGGAGTAACCCCTTATCTCCATCTCAGCTATTCCAATGACAATTGCTATGGCAACAATTAGGGACATCCAAAAAATCAAGGAAAGCTTCGCGAATATTAACCCAAGAATCATTCCTAATACAGCTCCAAAAAGTAGGGCATGGAAAGTTGCATGAGTCAGAAATGCTATTCCCTTCAGATTTATGAGAGGACTTAGCATGCCAAGCAAAGTTCCAACCATTAAACCAGCCAACAAGGCCCTCAGTAGGTATTCCTCTATCATCTTCCCCACCTCAGGTGAACATCTCCGATTATGCAATAGAGCCTCTCTCCAACGCGAACTGTCTTTGAAGCTGGACCATAGACCCTGAATATTACATCATCCCTCAAGACTTCTTCTGGCGTTCCAAAGGCTATTAGCCTTTTATCTATCAGCATGACTTTGTCTCCTATTTCGGCGAGGGGATTTATGTCATGGGTCGTTATCACCATTGTAACGTTCATCTCTTCTTTTATCTTTGAAAGTGTTGAGGTTGCCTCAATCTTAGCCTTAGGATCTAAGGCCGAAAGTGGCTCGTCAAGGAGTAATAACTCTGGATTGGACATCAGAGCTCTAGCTATTATGACCCTCTGCTTCTGCCCACCGCTAAGCTCCCTGAAGGGTTTCTCAGCCAAGTGTCTCAAGCCCAAGAATTCAAGAACCTTGAGGGCCCTCTTGATGATCTCACTAGATATCGTGAAGTGTGCCAAACCTCTTTTGTAGAGTGCACCCATTGCAACAACTTCTATAACACTAAGGGGAACTCTAGAATTGAGAGAAAATGTTTGTGGAACATAAACAACCTTATCCCTAACCTCAATGGGGGGCTTGCCAAATACCCTAACAACGCCCTCATACTCTGTATGGAAACCAGACAAGACTTTCAACAGTGTTGTCTTTCCAGCGCCGTTTGGGCCAAGCAAAAGTAGGGTTTCTCCACTTTTTAACTTAAAAGTTAAATTCTCCACTGCCTTGACTCCATTGTACAGGATAGTTAAATTCTCGGCCTCAACAACGTACTCCATTCTCACCGCCAAAGTTTGGTTGACCTAATTGAAACTTAAAAAGTTATCCGCTGAATATGTGACAAATATCCCCTTGGATTCTCTTGAAGTAGAGGATAAGAGGCTGTAAAACGTTCAAAGAAACGCGTATTCAAATGCACAAGGTTTAAATTATTTTGTAGGGATTATGTTGATGGTGATTTTTGATGAGCTACAAGGAGTATAGGGACAAGGTGTTGCACTTTATTGAGGAACATGAGAAGTGGAGGAGCCATACAATAAACCTTATTGCAAGTGAAAACATAACGTCCCCAAGTGTAAATAGAGCAGTAGCCTCAGGTTTTATGCACAAGTACGCTGAGGGTTGGCCAAGGCAGAGGTACTACCAAGGATGTAAGTACGTCGATGAAGTTGAACTCATTGGAGTTGAACTCTTCACGAAGCTATTCAAGAGCGACTATGCAGACTTAAGACCAATCTCTGGAACTAACGCTAACCAGGCCGTATTCTTCGGATTAGGACAGCCGGGTGACAAGGTGATAGTCCTTCACACGAGCCATGGAGGACACATAAGCCACATGCCCTTCGGTGCTGCAGGTATGAGAGGATTGGAAGTACACACATGGCCATTCGATAACGAGTCATTCAACATAGATGTTGACAAAGCTGAAAAGATGATAAGAGAGCTCGAACCAAAGATAGTCGTCTTCGGAGGTTCACTGTTCCCATTCCCACACCCAGTTAAGGAGCTCGCCCCAGTCGCTAAGGAGGTTGGGGCATTCGTGGTTTACGATGCAGCTCACGTCCTCGGTCTAATAGCTGGAGGAGAGTTCCAAGACCCACTCAGAGAGGGAGCCGACATAATGACGGCTTCAACTCACAAGACATTCCCAGGACCACAGGGTGGAGTGATCCTCTACAAGAAGTTTGCAGATGATGAGACGATAGCGAAGCTACAGTGGGCAATCTTCCCAGGAGTTGTCAGTAACCACCACCTACACCACATGGCTGGAAAGGTCATTACAGCTGCTGAAATGCTCGAGTACGGTGAAGCCTATGCAAAGCAAATAGTTAAGAACGCAAAGGCCCTGGCGGAGGCTCTAGCTGAAGAAGGATTCAAGGTCATTGGAGAGGATCAGGGATACACCAAGAGCCACCAGGTTATTGTTGATGTAAGTGACCTACACCCAGCTGGAGGAGGATGGGCCGCACCGCTCCTCGAGGAGGCAGGAATAATACTTAACAAGAACTTGCTTCCATGGGATCCACTTGAGAAGGTCAACGAGCCAAGCGGACTAAGAATCGGAGTCCAGGAGATGACGAGGGTTGGAATGATGGAGGATGAAATGAAGGAGATAGCCCACTTCATAAGAAGGGTACTCATCGACAAGGAGGATCCAAAGAAGGTAAGAAAGGACGTCTACTACTTCAGGCTCGAGTACCAGAAGGTTTACTACTCCTTCGATTATGGTCTTCCAATGAAGGAGTGACACCCCTCTCTTTTAGCTTTTTATTTAAATTTGCCATCTCCAAAGCTGCAAGTGCATATTCAAATCCCTTGTTTGCCTTTATTCCAGATCTATCCAGAGCCTGAATTTCATCATCGACGGCTATTATCCCAAAGATAACTGGAGTGCCATGACTCAAGTTTATCTGACCTATTCCCCTTGCAACCTCATTCGCGACCAATTCAAAATGATATGTCTCACCTCTGACTATGGCTCCAAGGGCGAGTATTGCATCATATGACTCCTCTTTAGCTATCTCCTTAACTACAAATGGAATTTCAAAGGCCCCTGGAACCTTGAATATGTCAATATCTGTAACCCCATGCCTCTTTAAGCAGTCAAGGGCTCCTTCAAGTAGTTGCTTCGTCAATAGATCGTTGAACCTGCTCACAACTATAGCTATTTTCAATCCTTCTCCCCTATACTCTCCCTCGTAGATCATCACAACCACCTCCAAGAAGCTCCTCTAGTTCATGCCCAAGCTTCATCATCTTCGTGAGGAGGTAACTCTTATTATGCTCGGTGAGATCACCAAAAATCCTGATTGTCTCAACGACATCAATTCCAAGTTCCTTAAGTGCTTCCACTTTCCTTGGATTGTTAGTTAGGAGTCTAACTTTTGATATCCCTAAGGCCTTCAAAATTTGGTATGCAACGCTGAAGTCCCTCTCATCGTCATTAAATCCGAGGATTCTGTTAGCCTCAACGGTGTCATATCCCTCCTCTTGCAAGGCATATGCCCTTATCTTATCTTTCAATCCAATCCCCCTACCCTCCTGCCTCAGGTATATCAATACACCTCCCTCCTGTCCAATAAGCTTCAGCGAGTTTTCAAGCTGACCTCCACAATCGCATCTCAACGAGGAGAACACGTCACCTGTTAAGCACTCAGAGTGCACTCTGACAAGGGGGACATTTCCCATCGGTCTCTTTATGAGAACTAAGTGATCCTTGAAATCCAACTCATTTTCAAAAGATATGACCTCGAAGTCCCCATACTTTGATGGTAACTTTGCCTTTGCGTAGATCTTCAAAAAGCTCTTCCGTTTAACGGTTTCTTTCCAAACATCCCTTATCGTGACAATTGGAAGTTCATGATCCTCTGCAAATTCTCTGACGAACTCTAGATTATGTGAGGAACCCATCCTGTCAAGTATCTCGATTATTAAGGCATATCTTTTGAACCCCAAAAGTTCCATGAGTTCAAGAGAAGCCTCCGTGTGCCCTTTCCTCCTATTTAAACCTATTCCTCCAAGGACATGAAGATGACCCGGATATCTGAAGTGTTCTATCCCAAGACCTTCGGCAATTTTTCTAGCAGTTAGTGCCCTTTCATCGGCTGATATACCAGTTTTTGTGTCCTTGTAATCGACACTTATCAAGAAGTTCGTCTCACTGTTCTTGGAGGGCAATCTAAAGAATCCCCTCTTAAGGGCCTCCTCCTCATCCATTGCCAAGCATAGCATGCCCTTGGCTTCCAGCATGAAGTTGACAACTTCTGAGGTAGCCAACTCCGCTGGATACACTAAATCAGCCTCTTTCTCTCTTCTCTCATCAACGAGGACAATTGGCCTTCCATTAAGAATGGCTTTCCTTAAAGCATTTGCATCCATAGAAATCACCGAGGGCCTTTATGTACTTGGCCACCAGGTCTATTTCATAATTTACCTTATCACCAACCTTGAGGAATCTGAAATTCGTGTTCTCCCACGTGTATGGAACCACCTGAACCCAGAATACTTCATTCTCAACTTTGGCTATCGTCAAGCTAATCCCATTTAAAGCAATGCTACCTTTCTCGACTATACCAAATTCATTCTTCGGAATTTCAAAAGCGATCCAGTAGGTGTTTCCTCTTTTAACGATCTTTCTAACCCTGATTACCCCATCAACGTGTCCAGTGACTAAGTGCCCATTGATCCTATCTCCAACTTTCAATGCCCTCTCAAGGTTAACGAATCTAGACTCACGAAGGTTCGTTTTCTTGAGTGTCTCTTCTCCCAGCTCAAAGGTTATGTACCTTCCGATATCGACGACCGTTAAGCACACACCATTCACTGAAACGCTGTCTCCCACATTGACACTAATGACATTTTCAACGTAAAGTCTCCTTCCGCTGCAGTATGCTCTAGCAACTTTCTCAATTATTCCCGAGAACATGGCCTGGCCTCCACGAGATAGCTGTCACCGAAAGTTTCAATGTTGAGGAGTTCAACTTTCAGTGCTAGATTAACATCGTCAACTTCTAAACACTCGAATGGCGATATCCCATTTCCAATCAGCTTGTTTCCGTAGAACAGGTAAAGTTTATCCGCGAATGGTAAGAATTGACATGCTATTCTCCCACCTTCTATAAGAACACTATCAATACCCATCTTTCCCAATATTTCAAGGATCCTCTTAGGGGATGTTTCCTTTATGACCTTGGCGTTGTCCCAAGATTTATCACTCTCAGTGAATACGATTACCTTTCCTTCCTTGAATACGTTCAGATCTTTTCTATTGGCAGTTGTTCCATGCCTGTCCAGGATCACCTTAACTTTATCTCTACACCCATTAACTCTACAGTTGAGCCTTGGATTATCTATGGTTACTGTATTTGCTCCCACCATGATTGCCATGAACCTCCTTCTAATTTCCTGAACCTTCAATCTGGCCTTTTCATTGGTGATCCATTTTGAGGAGAATGACTTCGTTGCTATGAATCCATCCAATGTTAGAGCGAGCTTTATTGCCACAAAAGGCATGCTCGTCTTAATGTATTTGAAGTATATCTCGTTTAGCTTTTCGGCTTCTTCTTTCAGAATTCCAACTTCAACTTCAATTCCAGCTTCCATTAACCTTTTAACTCCCTCGCCATTCACCATAGGGTTAGGATCGAGGGTTGCTACCACAACCCTTGATATGCCTTCTTTGATTATCCTATCAACACAGGGTGGTTGCTTTCCCCAGTGAGCGCATGGTTCCAAAGTAACGTACATCGTTGCTCCTCTAACAGAATATCCATTTCGTTTCGCATCTTCTATTGCGTTAACTTCTGCATGCTTTCCTCCGAAATATTCATGATGTCCTTTGCCTATTACTTTCCCATTTTTAACTATGACGGCGCCAACCATTGGATTTGGATTTACTCTTCCCTCTCCAAGTCTTGCAAGCTCCAATGCAAGCTTCATGTACTTTTCATCTTCCTTCATCGATATTCCATATTAGGAACATTGTTTAAAAATATTTGTTCCATATATAGAACAGAATGTGAATAAGAAAAAGGCTATAAATGAGTTCTCCCAGGGAACCTTGATGATTAAGGTAGTATTCTTTGACTTGGATGACACCATAGTCGATACTAGTAAGCTAGCTGAAATAGCTAGAAGGAATGCCATAGAGAATATGATAAGGCATGGCTTGCCAGTTGATTTTGATACCGCATATTCCGAGCTAATGGAACTAATTAAAGAATACGGAAGTAACTTTCCATACCACTTTGATTACTTGCTAAGAAGGTTGGATCTCCCTTACAACCCAAAGTGGGTGTCTGCTGGGGTTATAGCTTACCATAATACAAAGTTCGCTTATCTTAGAGAAGTTCCTGGGGCCAGGAAGACCTTAATTAAGTTAAGGGAGCTTGGATATAGATTAGGAATAATAACCGATGGCAACCCAGTTAAGCAGTGGGAGAAGATATTAAGGTTAGAGCTAGATGACTTCTTTGAGCACGTAATAATTTCCGACTTTGAAGGTGTCAAGAAGCCCCATCCAAAGATATTTAGAAAGGCCCTGCACGCCTTTAATGTGAAGCCAGAGGAAGCAGTTATGGTTGGAGACAGGTTGTATTCAGATATTTATGGAGCAAAGAGAGTCGGCATGAAGACCGTGTGGTTTAGATACGGAAAATATTCTAACGAAGAACTCGAATATAGGGAGTACGCTGATTATGAGATTGAAAGGCTAGAAGATCTTGTGGAGGTGCTAACTCGTGAAAACAGTTCAAATAAGGAGGTTCATCCTTCTAGATAATAAATACAAGTCAAAGATAATAAAGGGAGAGAAAGTGACCACCATTAGATTCGGGAAATATGAGGCCAAACCAGGTAGTGAGGTCTATATAGTTATAACGCCAAGTGATACGGCGATAGCGAAGGCCATTATAAAGGACATCAGGACTAAGAAGGTCAAAGAGTTGAACAACGAGGATGCAAGGCTCGATGGCTTCTCAGATGTTAAGGAACTTGTGAGGGAATTATCGAAGATTTATGGAGACCTTTACGGGGAAGATGAAGTTACGATAATAGAATTTGAAAATGTAAGGCCTCTAAAAGAGGGAATACCCCTAAAGCTACTCAAAGGACTTAATTACAGAGATCCTTACGAGATTGCAAGGCTTGCCCTAGAGAACCTAGAGTTGACGGAGGATGTCAAGGTTATACTCCACAAGATAAACGAGGAAGGGTTAAGGGAAGCGGCTAAAAGATTCGGACCAAAGAGAGTTCAGCAAGCACTGTTAAAGGCATATCATTCCCTGTATGAGAGGGGCATCATATGAGAAAGCTTGTTATTCTTGGAATTACCTCCTTCACAATAGGAGTACTTGAAGGAATTGGGGCATTTAATGGCATAAATACAATTGTAAACGAATATGCACCCCAGGGAAATTACATAGTTTCAGCATTAACTAAGCTCGGAGATACCAGTGTAGTCTTAATTATAATAACACTAACAATCCTACTTAAAGCTAGAAGAGAGAAGATCGACATTGTAAGACCCTATCTATCCTTTTTCCTGGTCTTGGCAACTGTTGGTGTATTAAAAGTTGCCTATGGAATACCTAGGCCAAGTTCATACGGAAGTGGAATAGCTTCCTACGCTTTTCCCTCCGGACATGCTGCAAAAACTTCTATGCTTGCCAATTATTTGGGGGATCTTTGGCCGAGGTTTAAGCTAGTTTTCTACATAATTCCACTGATAGTTGGAGCTACGAGAATACTACTTCATGTCCATTGGTTTAGCGATGTCCTCTTTGGCGTATTTTATGGGGCATTCATAGATGAGGCCGTGAAAGAGGTGATTAAAAGATGGGTTTCCTCGAGATCCTATTACTCTCACTGATACCAACGTTAGAGGGGAGATATGCAATAATTTATGGACTTGCAAGGGGATATCCCCTTCATGAGGCATTACTAGCCTCAGTATTAGGAGTTTTCATTCTCTCAATTATCCTACCAAAGATTCTACCTTTCATAGATGTTATAGTGGCCAAACTAGAGGGAAGTAAGCTTAATTCCTTGGCAAGACTGTATTTGATCTACGTCAACAGGGCAAGGAGAAAGGCCAAACCATACGTTGAAAAATGGGGGTTTATAGGATTGATGATCTTCGTTGCGATACCACTCCCTGGAACAGGCGTATGGACGGGAGCTATAGCTTCATACATTCTTGGAATAAGAGAGAAAACGGCAATTCCAGCCTTGTTGTTAGGAGGATTGGTCAGTATAGTATTAACGATGCTACCCACGATCGGATATCTAAAAATTTGAATCAGGAAGAGGCGAGGGCACAAGTCTTTGGCTGATAAGCATAGTTAAACGCTTCAGGATGAATGAAGTAAGCTAGTTCCTCTAAGCCGAGCACTATCCTTGGTCCTGGTCTTGAGATTAAGTTGTCATCACTTATCATGTAAACCCTACCAGTCTTAAAGGCGGTAGTCTTTGCCAGGGGACTCTTGCATAAGTCCTCCAAAGATATTCCAGCATGAGCCGAGTATATTATCACTTCAGGATCTCTAGCAACTATGTCCTCAGCACTAACAGTCTTCCACCCACTGACATCATGGAATATATTTTCTCCTCCCGCCAGGTAAATTAGGCTGTCTATGAATGTTCCGTTTCCAGCAGTCCAATATCCATTCCAGTAACCAACCAGGTAGAAAACCCTTGGTCTTGTGAGGTTACTCGTCTTTGCTTTTACGTCTTCAACTATTGCCTTCATGTAATTCACAACGCCTTCAGCTTCTTTTTCCTTATTAACAACCTTTCCTAGCTTTATTATCCACTCATAGATTTCATCTATGTTCTTTGGATCCACTATTATGACCGGAGCAATCTCCTCCAACTTGTCAAGATACTTTACATGCATGCTCGTCCCTATTATTAAGTCGGGCTTAAGGCTAGCTATGACCTCTATGTTTGGATTGGAGAATCCTCCTATTACTGTTCTACCTTCCTTAACCCCTGGAGGGAAGTCGTCAAACTTTGTAACTCCAACGACTTTGTCTAAGGCTCCAATGAAATACAGGGTTTCTGTTATGCTTGGAGCTAGTGAAACTATCCTTTGAGGCTCCTTGGTTATCGTAACTTTCCTACCCAAAGAATCAACGATCGTCAGAGGATAATGAGTTGGAGCCTTTGTGACAGTTTCCGTGATGGTCTTTGTATAGGTCTCAGTGTAGGTAAGGGTTGATGGTGATGAGGAAGTTGAAGTGGTGCTCGAACCAAGAGTTGTTGTGGTTGTTGGAGTTATCGCTTGAGAGCCAATGCAACCACTAACAAGGACAATTAAAGCCAGGAAAAGCGGAAGAGCGATTTTCTTCATTTCTTAACCCTCCTGTGGATTATTCGTCCAACTACTTATGCCTATAGTTTAAAAATATTTTGGACAATATCACCATTTTGAATCAAAAACAGAAAAGATTAGAGACCCTTAGCTAGTTCAAAACCCTTGCTAAGAGCTCTTAAATTGATTTCTTCAGTTCCCTTTGGAACTGCGTCAAGAACGGCTTTTTTGATGCTCTCCTTTTTCACTATACCAGTTAGGCCAACGAAGAGGCCGAGAGTTAAGATGTTCATCGTTAAGCTAAGTCCAGTTGTCTCCTCAGCTATCCTCGTAAGGGGATATGGATATATATTCTTCCCCTTCTCCCTTTCCTTATTCCTGTGGGGAACTAAATCTTCCTCTATTATAACTAACCCTCCATCCTTTACGAGGCCCAGATACTTATCATAAGCCTGCTGGCTTAATAGGATAGCATAATCGGGCTCTATTACCTTTGGATAGTCTATTGGTTCATCGCTTATAACAACCTCCGCCCTACTCGCTCCTCCTCTGGACTCTGGACCATAGGCTTGAGTCTGAACCGCATAATACCCTTCATAAACGGCAGCAGCCCTTCCTAGAATGACACTTGCAAGTATTACACCTTGACCTCCGAATCCTCCTATCAGAATCTCCCTTCTCAAACTTCCCACCCCATCATCTTCTTGGCCCTCTTCTTGTATTCCTCATATTCTCTAACTAAACCGGGCCTATCCCTATCAACGAATTCTCCAATGATTATTTTGCCCTCAAGCTCCTCTGGTTTCATCTTCTTGGCCTTTTCTATTGGAACGGTTATCTTCTGATACCACTTTATTATCTCTGGCGCCGTCTTCATCCTGTTCCTTCTTCCAAAGCTTATCGGGCATGGAGAGAGGAACTCCACTAAGCTGAACCCCTCTTTCTGAAGGGCCTTCTTTATGCTATTAATTCCCTGTATGTAGTTGAAGACTGTCCATCTTGCCACATAGTTTGCTCCAGCTGCAACAGCTAGCTGGGCTATATCAAATGGATTCTCGAATTGACCATAGGGAGCGGTAGTTCCCCTCAACCCCTTTGGCGTAGTTGGAGCAACCTGTCCTCCCGTCATTCCATACGTGAAGTTATTGATTAGTATGACGGTAACGTCGAGGTTCCTCCTTATCGCATGTATGAAGTGGTTCCCGCCTATTGCTGCAGCGTCTCCATCTCCCATGAAGGCTATTATCTTGAGCTCTGGATTTGCCAACTTTATTCCAGTGGCGAATGCCAAAGCCCTTCCATGGGTTGTGTGGAGACCATCAAAGTTGACAAATCCGGGAACTCTCGAAGAACATCCGATGCCACTCACCCAAACTATCTTATCTGGATCAAGTTTCAACTCATCTATAGCCCTTAAGGTGTATTGAAGTACGGAGCCTATCCCACAACCAGGACAAAAGATCGTTGGAAGCATGTCCTTTCTAAGATACTTATCCCTGATCTCGTAAGCTGAGACTAGTCTCACCTCATATCCCTCCTTATGAATTCAACGATCTCAACTGGAGTGTGAACCTCTCCACCAATCTTGCTGATCAGTTTAACCTCAGCCTTACCATTTGCCCCTTCTCTAACTAGATGGTAGAGCTGTCCAAGATTCATCTCAGGAACGTAAATTCTCTCAACCTTCTCCGCTATCTTCTCAATGAACTCAAAATCGAAGGGCCAGATCGTGTTTATCTTTACGAGTCCAGCCCTAATTCCTTCCCTTCTAAGATCCCTGACAGCTCTTAGAGCTGACCTAGCAACTATCCCTGTTGTTATTATCGCGATCTCTGCATCCTCAATTTCCTTAACCTCATAGTCAAATATGTCTTTCTTGTTCTTCTCAATCTTTTCCACTATCCTCCTTATTATCCTCTCATGAACTTCCCGCTCGACGGTTCTCGGTCTCCCCCTTTCGTCGTGGGTTAGACCAGTAACATAAGTCCTGTAACCCTTTCCAAAGATAGGCATTGGTGGTACTCCATCTCCATGAGGATCCCCGAAGGGTAGCTCAGCCTCTTCCTCATTCTGGGGTAACTTTCTGTTAACTATCTCTATCTCATCAGGATTTGGAATGTAGACTCTCTCCCTCATGTGTCCTACTTCAGCATCGCTTAGCAATATCACCGGCGTTCTGTACTTTTCTGCTAAGTTAAATGCTCTTATCGTGAAATCGAAGGCTTCCTGAACTGTTGACGGGCTTAGAACTATCAGGGAATGATCCCCGTGAGTTCCCCATATTGACTGCATTATATCTCCCTGGGATGGTAAAGTTGGTTGGCCAGTTGAAGGACCTCCCCTTTGCACGTCCACTATCACTATAGGAGTTTCAGTCATTACAGCGTAACCTATGTTCTCCTGCATTAGGCTAAAGCCGGGACCAGAAGTAGCTGTCATGGCCTTAACTCCGGCCCAAGAGGCCCCAATTATTGCAGCTATGCTGGCTATCTCATCCTCCATCTGAATCACAACACCATCAACAAGCGGCATGTAGAGAGCCATGGCCTCAAATATCTCACTTGCAGGTGTTATTGGATAACCTGCATAGAAACGACAACCGGCAAGAATTGCAGCTCTGGCTATGGCCTCATCTCCCTGGATGAAATCTGCTGTTCCTACAGGAAATGGATATTTCATTTGGAACCCACCTCTAACCCCTTTCTAAATGCCTTTATGTTTATCTCCTCAGTCCCTCTAGGAACTCTCCTCCTTATAGCTTCTTCAACGCTCTCAGGTTTCACGATTCTTGTTTTTGCTATCAAATAACCTAAAGCCACCATATTCACTGTTAAAGCCAATCCTGTCGTTTCCTCAGCTATCCTAGTGAATGGAGCTCCAACGAACTCTCTATCTGGCTTAACGAGATCTGTATCTATTATCAGCAATCCATCAGGCTTAAGCTTTGACTTTGCCGTTTCATAACCTAACTGATGTAGAGCAACGAGGACATCGGCGTTGGTAACCATCAGGTCATATATCTCCTCCTCAGAGATTATAACATCGGCAATTGAGTGCCCTCCCCTTGATGCTGAACTGTAGTCCTGGGTTTGAAGAACCTTAAGTCCTTCTATAGCAGCAGCTTCTCCCAGGATGACACCAGCTAAAACAACTCCTTGACCTCCAATTCCTGCAAATCTGATCTGCATCCTCTTCACCTCACAAGGCTACTCTGCACATCCCTAATCAACTTGTTTAGCTCCTCTACGAATTCCGGCCTCCTTCTGTTTACGAACTCACCAATGACGAACTTTCCTTCAAGTTCTTCTTCACTCATGTTCTTTGCCTTATTTATTGGAATGCTATTCTTTAAGAACCAACGAAGCATCTCAGCTGGTTCCTTCATCTTGTTCCTCCTTCCGAACTGAACTGGACACT
The window above is part of the Pyrococcus sp. NA2 genome. Proteins encoded here:
- a CDS encoding 2-oxoacid:ferredoxin oxidoreductase subunit beta, whose amino-acid sequence is MRLVSAYEIRDKYLRKDMLPTIFCPGCGIGSVLQYTLRAIDELKLDPDKIVWVSGIGCSSRVPGFVNFDGLHTTHGRALAFATGIKLANPELKIIAFMGDGDAAAIGGNHFIHAIRRNLDVTVILINNFTYGMTGGQVAPTTPKGLRGTTAPYGQFENPFDIAQLAVAAGANYVARWTVFNYIQGINSIKKALQKEGFSLVEFLSPCPISFGRRNRMKTAPEIIKWYQKITVPIEKAKKMKPEELEGKIIIGEFVDRDRPGLVREYEEYKKRAKKMMGWEV
- a CDS encoding 2-oxoacid:acceptor oxidoreductase subunit alpha; amino-acid sequence: MKYPFPVGTADFIQGDEAIARAAILAGCRFYAGYPITPASEIFEAMALYMPLVDGVVIQMEDEIASIAAIIGASWAGVKAMTATSGPGFSLMQENIGYAVMTETPIVIVDVQRGGPSTGQPTLPSQGDIMQSIWGTHGDHSLIVLSPSTVQEAFDFTIRAFNLAEKYRTPVILLSDAEVGHMRERVYIPNPDEIEIVNRKLPQNEEEAELPFGDPHGDGVPPMPIFGKGYRTYVTGLTHDERGRPRTVEREVHERIIRRIVEKIEKNKKDIFDYEVKEIEDAEIAIITTGIVARSALRAVRDLRREGIRAGLVKINTIWPFDFEFIEKIAEKVERIYVPEMNLGQLYHLVREGANGKAEVKLISKIGGEVHTPVEIVEFIRRDMR
- a CDS encoding 2-oxoacid:ferredoxin oxidoreductase subunit gamma, whose translation is MRREILIGGFGGQGVILASVILGRAAAVYEGYYAVQTQAYGPESRGGASRAEVVISDEPIDYPKVIEPDYAILLSQQAYDKYLGLVKDGGLVIIEEDLVPHRNKEREKGKNIYPYPLTRIAEETTGLSLTMNILTLGLFVGLTGIVKKESIKKAVLDAVPKGTEEINLRALSKGFELAKGL
- a CDS encoding 2-oxoacid:ferredoxin oxidoreductase subunit gamma, yielding MQIRFAGIGGQGVVLAGVILGEAAAIEGLKVLQTQDYSSASRGGHSIADVIISEEEIYDLMVTNADVLVALHQLGYETAKSKLKPDGLLIIDTDLVKPDREFVGAPFTRIAEETTGLALTVNMVALGYLIAKTRIVKPESVEEAIRRRVPRGTEEINIKAFRKGLEVGSK